The Raphanus sativus cultivar WK10039 chromosome 6, ASM80110v3, whole genome shotgun sequence sequence GGGTACCCGTGGGTAACCCTATACTTTTCGGGTTTTTCGCGGGTTACCCTAATCACACCGGGTTTTGTTCGGGTTTTTTAGTTTAGGGTATTTTTTGGGCGGGTTCATTTCGGGTTCGGGCCGGGCTGGGTAATTTTGCCCATCACAACATCCCTAATTATAAACATTAGCTGCAAAAGATGATACCCAAAAATCCTCTGGTCCTCGTTGGTAGAACAGTTAAAAAACCTTGTTAATGAATATTGTTTTGTAGTAGTTAAGTTTACAAGTTCTAAAACAAGAACCTTAGAAATGGTAAAAAGTTTCTTGTTATCGAACTTGGGATCCagtcccctagactatatttgcgaagtgattttgccacatgtcgtctccacaatcaatttcacaaaaaaatgatgacatgattactaaaattgatgacatggcttatagttaaatatgacatggacaataaGATTTgttgctgatatatatttttggtaaactttataaaatatggcaataactcatacattacatttaataccgatttatatttttggtaaattttttaaaatatggtaataactcataaatcatccctaaaataaatatattcaaatttgaattataaatttcgaaattttatttaatttacttttatagttataaaatttttattactaaaaatttcaaacttttctacatcttttaaaaagtaaataaaattttaatcgtaatatcattagtttcttttagatatctaaattttttaaaaatattgtttagttttaatctctataatattatttgagaagtcagtttcctatatgtcgcgctcacgttaattctTATGATGGTTAATTACAATAGTACTCTTagtgaatcaaatatatctatttgtcattattaaaaataaaaaatttcctttttattttggtttccttctctaaataacctatataatgaaaacaatttgtaaatttttaaaaacgaaaaatatcttatatatataatgcgattcattaaaaggaaacttaacaaaataattttgattttagagtaaataaataattatccctttaaaagataatcttaaacaacataatatatattttaatataattattttattttaattaatctatttctcaaatttattacaaaaaaataaataacataacacaagatattttaatgaataaaaatgcattttttattttctaattaagtatccttttatatttttccaaatcaaatatataataaagaaagtatttagaaaatttataatgaaaacatttttatatgtgatgtaattttataaaaaaaagaaagttcagaaaataatcttgactttataagtttataagttatttttatgcAACTTTGTACCGATCATGACTttactttcaaattttttttttgcaaactaacatataccaaattataaaagataGTAACATACTTACATATCTATGTTGAAGAACCAAAGGAATACAATTAATtcaaggggaattttcaaaaataccactttgaaggtaccattattcatctttaccaccactaagtacacattttcaaaaataccttatttattaaaatgttaaagactcttatatctttgtttttatatgcttttcaaaattttaatccaaaattctaaatcctaaacccccaattctaaaccctaaaccctaaatcttcaactctaaaaccctaaactatataccctaaattcaatatcctaaaccctaaaacctgaACCtcaaccataaaccctaaatcctcaactctaaaccctatactttataccctaaaccctaaaacatcaaatctaaaccctaaaacataaaatctaaaccctaaattctaaacgttcaaatctaaatccttcattaaaagtagtggtaaaagtggttagtgtaaacatgaaaagtggtactatgaaaatggtatttttggcaatttctcttaaTTCAATGGGgaatttcaaaaataccactttgaaggtaccattattcatctttaccaccactaagtacacattttcaaaaataccttatttattcaAATGTTAAatactcttatatctttgttttatatgtttttcaaaattttaatccaaaattctaaatcctaaacccccaattctaaaccctaaaccctaaatctttaactctaaaccctaaaccctaaactatataccctaaattcaatatcctaaaccctaaaccccgaaacctcaactataaaccctaaatcctcaactctaaaccctaaactttataccctaaaccctaaaacatcaaatctaaaccctaaaacataaaatctaaaccctaaatcctaaacgttcaaatctaaacctttcattaaaagtagtggtaaaagtggttagtgtaaacatgaaaaatggtactatgaaaatggtatttttggcaatttctctaatTCAATTTGGTTGAGCTAaactagaaataatatattttagtttgaaggAATATATGTAACACAATATATCCACAAAATGAGTAATTGGACTAATctcaatttttaatacaaaatcaaacacttaactaaatataatgtattattgttcatattaatatttttataaatataaactatagaaCAATGTAAcatactattaattaatatgagatctcaattaatattatgaatatatattaaccaactattgcAACTAagttattttctataatttatatatatgcatgaggtTTCATAATACTATCGTTGTTATATTAATATCAGTAACTTTGAgtcaattaaaaatttaatttattttactatttaattttaaaaataaattatattaaattatacataatctttctaaaatatatttacaaatctaaggcaatatcaaattaaatgtaaacaacaaaattaatcaatattttaatctatagaataaacaaattatggttgaatcggaaaattagatattatcttatatatccaaaattatacctatgattaaaatataataatattatttgaaaaaatagcatactgattacaatataaattacatagtaatttaaaaataaaaaaattatagtaaactatttaatatattagttttataaatatttatatccgtgcatgcgcacgggaaaatcacctagttacCTTATATACGTTTTGCACAAGTAAATCGACAGTAACATATGATCTAGTTACAATGACTCAATCAGAGATTTTGGTATGGGCTAAGGCCCAATATATAATGGTCACCTTCAGATGACAAAAGTAAAGAGTTGATACTGAACTGGTGTTTGGcagttcaagaaaaaaaaaactggtagTTGATGTTGTTGTTCTCTACCTTTTCAATACACTAGAAGAACGCGGGAGATATTCTATTTTGGCCATTAATCTCGCAGACCATCATTTTCGAATCTTAAACACAAGCTGTAGTTAGGTCTACTAGTTCTAGCATGTTCAAAATCTTAGTAGTGATAAAGGTTTCTTGTGTATCAAACTTGGGATACTGTTCTTTTATACGTTGTGTGCAATCGACACTTAGATATGACCTAGTTACAATGATCCAATCGGAGATTCGGTATAGGCTAAGGCCCAATACATAATGTTACCTTCAAATGACAAGAGTAAAGACTTGCGTAATATATACAAGGAACAcattctctcttcttctttttttttttgggtaaaataacatattttcttttcttgctcTTATTTAgagattttgatatttgttttcttcGAAGGAATGATGAATTTGTTGGATCACGAAAAGGTGAGCGACGAGGGCCTCGATGTTCAACTAAGCTAGGTCTTCGCGTAGCAATCTCAATTTAACTCTGTTTATCCTTTTTTACCCTGTATAACCAGTTAATATTCATTTGTTGTAGTGTTTTGTATGCTGTTCACAAAAGTTACCCCAACCCGGTTTGGTTATATAGCTGGTTTATAGTTGGTTCGTAGCGGGGACCAGCAAAACGGAGACGTTTCCTAGTGACAATGGCAAAAGGAAGACCAGAAACGGAAAACACGGGAACGGATGTATTCTTCTTAAGGGGGTCTCCTACGCCGGCGACCAGATTGCATGGCTCGGTTCTGTTCTTAATCCAATGATATCCTGACACGTGTCCTTGTTGGTCCAGTATGGTTCACTGAACCTGTCGTTTTCACGCGTGTCTATTACGGAAGGTGACATGAGAGAGGGTTCCTAGAAATTTAAGTGTATCCTTCTAAAATAATTGAGCTTTATGTGTgtttgaaaattcaaaactataaaCGATAACTGTTATAGTTTCACTgtataactatttttttctgGAAAATAAGTAAAAGACAATAATTAAGGTTGTGTGCATGTTACTAATATTAGTGCCTAGTGAGTGGTATTGAATACGACGCTGGCAAAAATAGAGTTATATGAAAGTTAGGTGTGAATGTTAACGAAATTTAATTACTCTTATGGGGCTAATCATTAACTAAACATTGTAATTAGTTGATTGTAAAACATAAGTAGATGGGGTCCATGTGTTAGCTCAATCATTTTCATAAACAAAGGTTCCTACTGTTTTCCTGATAGATGCTCCGCTCGTGAACTAGCCCTGTGAGTAATTGACTCTATACGCTGTAACCCGCATACTTTCCATTTTTCACTATAAAAATGACTTAACATTACCTttcgatttttttctttttaattattaacattGCAGATATGTCCGTCTCacgttttgaaaaaaattacttaCCAAGACCTTCACTTCGTAAGCAATTAATAAATCAATTAGACCTTTGTTTGTTGAATCAGATCTGTTGTCACATGGATCATTGAAATCAGTCATTAGAATCATTCGGACTTGTTTACACATGCTTTTTTCTAGTGATCTAGAAAATGTTTATTAATGTGGCGTCAGAATATTATGTTTTGTTATAATCTAATTCATgcgtgttacaaaaaaaagttataatctAGTTCATGCATAGCTGACATGGAGATAGGGACGTATAATCTTTAATAGACCCATAATTTCAggacattttaataaaataacatatacatGCCTATCCAAGTTCTTTCatctaaactaatattttattttcatgtcaGCCTTACTGCTTTATTTCTGGTTTACCGAAAATGGACGATGAGTTAAAAAAGATTGTTCTATATGACTATATCACGagtttatttttcaaaacattcttttttgaaaattctacCTATGAGTGGATTATGAAGATGCTTATGTTTGAGAAGTTTTAGTTACTTTAAACTATATAAGACATCGAGATTGTGTGATATACGAGGTCCATTAGTCTTTTCTTATCAAATAATTAGGTTATATTCAAATTCCAAATAAAAACTAGCTAGTTTACACTACTTTGATAACACATTTTAGATAGTTAATGTGTTTCTTGTAAAGTTAATTTAATGTGTGTGTGGGTGAGCTGGTGTTTCATATTGGGAAGAGGATCGGACAAATCACATTGATAAAAGCTAAATAATTGTGgaataaaacaagaacaagacaaaagacgaaacatttttatatttacatttgTTTTAAAACACTTTTAAGACAATCCATTCGATCTGGTGATGCAATTTATGTGGCTATTCAGATTACCTTTTGAATATAAGATTGTTTAGCAAAATCAATTAATTGTATGAGGGCCGACGTATAGTATTCTTTTTACCGTGTAGTAAATTTTCAAGCTCCtcataagaaaaataaacaaatgaacAAGGGGCATATGGTTATTAAAGTTATATGCTACTAgcatcattttaattttttatataagaatataacttttgaattctaattttttatttatctcatacataaatatatttaatcatttttaatctattgaaaaaaatgaagtgatatttttgtaaaatcaaagaagtactccctccatttttgaaagtaaaattttctagagtttcacgtttattaagaatataataaatatttgcatTGTAGTTtactatttatctttttatatactttccaataactatccaccaataaaatttaatcaattcaaatattcacaattaatgttcttcaaaaatatacaaagtaccttaaaaaatataaaaaatctatctttgtgGAATAAgaataaaacccaaaaaatcctACTTTTAAGAGAGGAGAGagtaatatttacttttattgcCAAGTTATTAGTCCATTTTCACACTAAAGGTAATATATGCATGGGTGTCAGCAAAATGAATGACAATATGTGACCCGAGTAaacatttaattattaattttccttttagttttttatttttgctatCCACACTATGCTAGATGTAAAACAGTTTCAGCTAACTTCATTTCCCAATATGGTACAAAATATGGAAGACCTATTCTGTGTGTTTACATGGATTCTCTGTATTTTACGTGGATATTACGCATTTCCCCTAACCTATTTTATTCCACCCCATGTATGATTAGCAGTATGAAATAAGATGAATTATATGCAAAAAGGCATGTGACATGTATTTCTAATTTCAACAATTGACATATTTCatcttctaaatttttttaaaaaattctacaGTTACTTGAAAGTGAATCACAAAAGCTGGAAGTGCAATACAATATAATTGGATTCAGATGGTTATATAGGTAACTAGATAatatgtttttagttatttattcaCCACCTTCACTTATCATTTCAAATTATTAAcactatttattattatttttgcataTATTGCATGACTTTTATTGGCTCGACGGCCCTTTAGACGTTGAAAATTTCCCACTTCCCTATCATATGTTTTCcgattcatttttattttcaacgTTTGTATCATATACACACCGTGTAaatgtatactatatatatattgaaatctTGATATGTGAATAATCTCCATTATTGTATATTTGATTATAAAGTAGGTTAGGGCATGCGGCACTCACATGACTATTCCATTTAATTCTTTTCAGCAATCTGTTTAATGTGAACtctctcatttttttcttaacatgaAAAGCATCAAAtcgaaaaaaagaagaagatgcaatAGAAAGTTAACCTTTTTAGCCAAAAACCTCAAATATTAATCAATGACTCAATCATAGCTTAGTTCTGTAAATGACAGGGTAAAGCTGTAAAAGTAATTAAACTCAgttcaaaaattaattataattaaataaataggaAATAATACTCATACTCTAATTCACTAATTTGGTCGGCAATTATTAAAGTGGGCCATGAATAAGTATTTTTGTCTCACACTTTTTTCTCTCGTGACATAAAGTAGTAACTCTGATTCAAAAGAGTAAGAAAAATAGTGAAATTTATAACtccaaagaaaaataatgtaCTACATGAGTAATTCTACTGCTTCTCGAGAGACGTAGAAGAATACTAGTATTGCAATTTGCAAATGACTCTTTCTTCAAGCTTTTCACAGAGCAAAGCTTTGTATCTTTTTAGTCACCGTGCCTTTAACaagatttaaagaaaaatatatttttcaattattcgGAACTTGTggaaaaagataaaacaaaaaaatacggAAAACAAATTTGCAGGTAATGATAAAGAAAGGACAGATTGCTCTTGGCTTGGCTTgtaagagaaaaatatataaaaagagcAGAAAATGCCATTTTTCTTTAGCGGTAGggttcttcttcattttctctgtatttgttttatttataccTTTTTGAATATCTGAGTTTCAAATACATAGAGAAACGAagataatagagtttctcttgTCCACAATCTCTCCCACTATTctctcaccaaaaaaaaatctctctctcactcttctCGATCTTTCTACTTCTAGGTATTTTGGACTTTCTTCCTTCTTCTGTGCCCTCTACAAAAATAATTTGTCAAGTTGTTGATATGTTTCTGTGTAGTAATTTGTTGCTACTtctattttgtttcatttacaCTGATTTGTTGATTGCAAATATGAACCAGAAAAGTGGATAGAGGTTGTCTCTTGGGTTGAAGACAAAGAAGGAAGtgatacatatatttatacatacaCAAGTATTAAAAGAAGGAAGTTAGGATTATATATTATAGGGGCTCATTTCTTGTATGTATCTGTTAAATCTTCTCTTTGTCTCCGTTTTGTCATCAGTATATgtctatatttatttatatagatctgaaattttgttttgtttgttcttatatatttttgcttgttcctttttttttctctcttaagGCTTTAGTGATGATGAACGAAGACATctttgtaacatcccgagttgtgatatgtgaaaaggcttaagagaattgatttggctacctatatcaccaaagttgacttaccttttccgtcacacctccgtttagaactccagagttaagcgtgcttgggctggagtagtgaaaggatgggtgacctatcgggaagtgattcgcgataccgtgtaagtgaggccaaaacacggggaaaggtcgggtggtgattgcagggtcagtaaacaatgatttcgagccttggaaaattaacgaccgaccgtcggatgggatggggcccacgggccgagagagcgggcgtgggtggcccatagccgtgggcgggtcggggcgttacaatcTTACTTCATCAGCAAGTACACCAACAACAAGAGGAGAATATGTCGAATCTAACATCAGCTTCTGGGGATCAAGCAAGTGTCTCTTCCGGAAACAGAACTGAAGTAAGTGGTTCTAATTACTtccctcatcatcatcaacaagaAGAGCAACAACAGTTCATTGTTCCTGAATCTCAGCCTcaaaagaagaggagaaaccAACCAGGGAATCCAGGTTCGTGTGAAGAGAATGgtttaaaacaaaatagacAAGTTTTTCTTTATTAGTTTTTAACTGATTCTTTATTCCAATTATTTGATAGTGTcatctttttagaaaattatggGTCTTCTCTCaaaaagaatattctttttacccttttgttctcTTTATCATCTCTATTCTAAACAaaggaaagaaacaaaaatttagatcaaaaagaaaaaaaccagaactttattagtattttctttgaaatttctaattttaagGACGTGTATTGTTGGATTTTTTCTTGTGCGTGCTAATTATAATTTCCCTGAATATATTTACTAAATTAGTTAAAACACCAATTGCAGCTTTGTTAATCTTAGTTTACCCAttatcagaaaattaaaattagtatttttcAGTTTACTGACTATAGTTTCaactttcaatatttttttttcagacccGGAATCAGAAGTGATTGCTCTGTCACCAAAAACACTAATGGCAACAAACAGATTCGTGTGTGAGATCTGTAACAAGGGATTCCAACGAGACCAAAATCTACAGCTTCACAGGAGAGGTCACAATCTGCCATGGAAGCTGAAACAACGATCCAACAAAGAAGTGATAAGAAAGAAAGTGTATGTTTGTCCAGAAGAAAGCTGTGTCCACAATGACCCATCTCGAGCTCTCGGTGACTTGACCGGGATCAAGAAGCATTTCTGTAGAAAGCATGGTGAGAAGAAGTGGAAATGTGACAAATGTTCAAAGAAATATGCTGTTCAATCAGATTGCAAGGCTCATTCTAAGACCTGTGGCACCAAAGAATACAGATGTGACTGTGGCACTCTCTTTTCTAGGTAAATAAACccattttttaatatattaaatgatttGGAATATAGAGTAATTACAATAATCAGTACTGGTTTTGAATTGGGGATGTTGTGGTGTTGTAAGAACTGGAGGGACACATGGTACAAAGTATTCTGTTTTGATATGAgtaatttcatttaatttgaAAGAGGACAAGAATGGTAGCTCAAAAGAATCTTCATTTATAATGTATGAAACTAGTTCAGGGtacttttcttacttttttttctatttagaaAGCTATTATGGGCCTTTTTTATTTCTCCTTTTTCTTGCATTAATCATTCatcttataaaatacatatatgtgaTTGCTACACGCTTTAGATTGGACCACATAGCTTCTCTCAACGCGACATTTCTGAATATTAATTAACATTGTCATTGATCACATTATGGTTTTGTTGTTTGCTAAATAAACAGGAGGGATAGTTTCATAACTCATAGAGCATTTTGTGAAGCATTGGCCGAAGAGACTGCAAGGGAAGTAGTAATACCACAAAACCAGAATCATCAACCGAACCCTCTTATGATTcaacaatcttcttcttcttcttctcatcatcatcaagcaCAACCAACCGTGAACATCTCGtcctgttcttcctcttccCACAACATCATCAACAGCCTTCACTTCGAGACCAACCATAATGGTACTAATAATAGCAACACTAACAGCAACCACCTCCATACTTTTCCAATGAAGATAGAGCAACAACAAAGCAATGATCATATCATCAGTTACCACCAGCACATCATCCCTCCTTGGCTCACATCTCCAAACCCTAACCCTAGTAATGGTGGAGGAGGTTTGTTCTCTCTTGCAGCTTCTCCGGCTATGTCAGCCACCGCATTGCTCCAGAAAGCAGCTCAAATGGGTTCCACAAAGTCACCCCCATTACCACCAAACACAGACTCCGAGAGGCCAGCTCATCATAAT is a genomic window containing:
- the LOC108813269 gene encoding protein indeterminate-domain 11-like, with translation MSNLTSASGDQASVSSGNRTEVSGSNYFPHHHQQEEQQQFIVPESQPQKKRRNQPGNPDPESEVIALSPKTLMATNRFVCEICNKGFQRDQNLQLHRRGHNLPWKLKQRSNKEVIRKKVYVCPEESCVHNDPSRALGDLTGIKKHFCRKHGEKKWKCDKCSKKYAVQSDCKAHSKTCGTKEYRCDCGTLFSRRDSFITHRAFCEALAEETAREVVIPQNQNHQPNPLMIQQSSSSSSHHHQAQPTVNISSCSSSSHNIINSLHFETNHNGTNNSNTNSNHLHTFPMKIEQQQSNDHIISYHQHIIPPWLTSPNPNPSNGGGGLFSLAASPAMSATALLQKAAQMGSTKSPPLPPNTDSERPAHHNNNLTTKMASMMTSPSGFISSNNSNNQVLFQDYNASEFDHHGGEEAFDDTFGGFLRTNVDTTTTSGSDKNKSGGGGGEGLTRDFLGLRPLMSHNEILSFAGLGNCINGSASDQLHPKPWQGTQVGSNKR